TCAAGCAGGCCGACACGCAGGACATGGTGAAGGTCACCACCAACGACCCGAACCCGTTCTACATGCGCTTCGGCGTGGCCGACCTGGCCGGCGGCAACGGCTTCACCGCCGGGCACCCGGCGGGCCAGCCGGTCGGCGACCAGCTGCCCGGCCCCTCCGGGCTCAACCTCGGCGCGGTGAAGAACGTCCGGGCCACGGCGGCGGTGGAGATCACCGATGCGTACAACATGCCGCTGCTGCCGGTGTACGCCGCGCCGGTGTCGATGCGCGGCCTCGACGCGGCCTGGAGTTACGACCCGGACCGGCAGGTCGTCTTCTCGCAGAAGGCCAACTCGGCCGGGCGCGCCTACGAGTTCGACTACGTCCGGGCCGAGTTCACCCCGGACCAGCTGCGCGCGGCCACCACGCTGACCGACGCGGACCCCACGCACCGCATCTACAGCGAGGTCCCCGCGGTGTCGCAGGTCAAGACGCTGGTGGACCGGCTGATCGCGGGCAAGGACAACGACTACGACCGGGTCCGGGCGCTCTACGACTACTTCTCCGTCAAGAACGACTTCGCCTACGACGTCAGCGCCCCGGCCGGCACCAGCGGCCAGGCCATCGTCGACTTCCTGGAGGGCAAGCGCGGCTTCTGCGAGCAGTACGCGGCGGCGCTGGCCTGGATGGTGCGCACGGCGGACATCCCGGCCCGGGTGGCGTTCGGTTTCACGCTGGGCGGCGCCCCGGTCGACGGCCGGCGGGTGCTGACCAACCGCAACCTGCACGCCTGGACCGAGGTGTACTTCGCCGGCTTCGGCTGGGTGCCGTTCGACGCCACCCCGTCGACGTACGTGCTCGGCTCGGTGCCCACCGCGTGGGCGCCGAACGTGGACGCCCCGGAGGAGACCCCGGGCGGCCCGCAGCCGTCGCTGAGCCCCGGCGCCACCACCGGCCCGAACGGTGAGGGCGGCCCGACTCGCGATCCGATCGACCCGGACGGCGGCGCGGCCGGCCTGCCGGCCATCACCGAGCAGCTGCCGGTCTGGGTCTGGTGGGCGCTGGGCGGCGGGCTGGTGCTGGTGGTGCTGCTGGTGGCACCGGCGTTGCGGCGGATCTCGTTGCGCCGCCGCCGTGGGGCCCGCGCCGCGCAGGCCCACGCTGACGGCGACCTCGCCCAGGTGCGCCCGGCCGCGCCCGGCCCGGTCATGACCGTCACCGGCGACGCCGTCGGCGCCCGGGAGCAGGCCCACGCCGCGTGGGACGAGCTCATCGACACGATGATCGACTACCGGCTGGCGGTGGACCCGGCGGAGACGCCGCGGGCCACCGTGGAGCGGCTGGTCAGCACCACGCTGCCCGGCTCGGCCGCCGCCGAGCAGGCACGGCTGCTCGGCACGGCCGAGGAGCGCGCCCGCTACGCGCCGGTGCCGCTGGCCGGGGACCGGCTGACCGCCGCGGTCCGCGAGGTGCGCCGGGCGATCGCCGGCCAGGCGGGACGGCGTGCCCGGCTCAGCGCCGTGCTGATGCCGGCGTCGGTGCTGCTGCGCTGGCGCAACGCCGGATACACCGCGCTCACCACGCTGTCGGCCTGGACGGCGGCGGCCAGCGGCACGGCCAAGCGGGTGCTGCGGCCGCTGCGGCCCCGGCGGCTGCTGCGCTGACCGGCCGCCGCGTACGGCATGCGGCGGGCCGCTCCGAGATCACTCGGAGCGGCCCGCCTCATGTGGTTCAGGTTGTTCCGGGCCGGCACCCACCACCGGCGCCGGGATCAGCGATCGAAGTCGCCCCGCTCGCGCCACCGGTTCTCCAGGCGGTCGATGACCCCGCCGTTGCCGCGACGGGTCCGCCGGGTGGCGGTGCCGCCGACGGAGCGCAGCTCGGCGGTCTGGCTGCGCTTGTGCGCCAGCATCCAGAACGCCGCCGCGCCGAGCATCAGCACGAACCCGACCACCCCGAGCCACAGCTTGGAGCTGTCGGCGACGCCGTACACCACCAGGCCGAGGCCGGCGAGGATGAGCACCGCGGAGACGATGATGCGCCGGCGGGCGTGGAACTTCGGGTCGCTGTGGCGGACGGCCGAAGCGAACTTCGGGTCTTCGGACAGCGACCGCTCGATCTGCTCGAACAGCCTCTGCTCGTGCTCGGATAGCGGCACGGCTCTCCTCCCCGGTCCGCCAGGTCGGGCGGTCTTGGTGCTGAGGGTGCGACAGGGCGCCGATTCCCCAGCAGAAGATCGCCAAACCGTGAATACGTGTTGCAGCCGGACGACTGCTACCCGTCAGTCTACGAGGGCGTGGGCGGGTCGGAAAGCGGGACGACCATGCCCGGAGCGGGATTTTGTGGCAGTGGCCGGGCCGCGCCGGAAGAACGCCGGGTCGTACCGAGCAGACTGGCCGGACGGACGGCGCCCCGGCCGAACCGGGCGATGACCGCGTCGCTGGCCACCTCGGCCTCCCGCCAGCCGTCCTCGGCCTCGCCGAGCGCCAGCTGCCGCACCGCTCCCTCGGCCGCCAGCAGCCCCTCCAGGCGCACCCCCACCAGGCGGATGCGCTGCTGGGCTCGCACCGCCTCGAAAAGCTCCCAGGCGGTGGACATGATCTCGTGCGCCACGTCGGTCGGGCCGGGCAGCGTGCGGGACCGCGAAATGGTCCGGAAGTCGGCGAACCGCACCTTGATCGACACGGTGCGACCGGCCTGGCCCGAGGCACGGGCCCGCGCCGCGACCTTCTGCGCCAGCGCCAGCAGCATCTTGCGCAGCTGCTCCGGATCGCCCAGGTCGGTGTCGAAGGTGACCTCGGCCCCGATCGACTTCTCCTGGTGCTCCGTGCTGACCTGGCGCTGATCCCGCCCCCAGGCCAGCTCGTGCAGGTGCGCGGCCATGGCCTGGCCCACCGCCGCGCGCAGCAGGCCCGGCCCGGCGTGCGCCACGTCGGCGACGGTGCGCATCCCCAGCCGGCGCAGCGACTCCTCGGTGCGCTCGCCCACGCCCCACAGCACCGACACCGGCAGCGGGTGCAGGAACTTCAGCGCCCGGTCCGCCGGGATCACCAGCAGGCCGTCCGGCTTGGCCCGGGTCGAGCCCAGTTTGGCCAGGAACTTGTTCGGCGCGACGCCGATCGAGCAGGTCAGCTGCTGCTCCTGCGCGATGCGGCGGCGGATCAGCGCGGCGATCTCGGCGGGCCGGCCGAACAGGCGGCGGCTGCCCGACACGTCGAGGAACGCCTCGTCCACCGACAGCGGCTCCACCAGCGGCGTGATGTCGCGGAACACCGCCATCACGGCCCGGGACGCCTGCGCGTACGCCTCCATGTCGGGCGGGATGAAGATCGCCTGCGGGCAGCGCGCCCGAGCCATCGCAGTGGGCATGGCGCTGCGCACGCCGTACTCCCGCGCCTCGTAGCTGGCCGAGGAGACGACGCCACGCCCGCCCGTGCCGCCCACCACCACCGGCAGACCGCGCAGCTCAGGACGCCTGCGCACCTCCACCGAGGCGAAGAACGCGTCCATGTCGATGTGCAGGAACGGGCAGCCGGAATCGTCGCCGTCCGGCCCGAAGCCCTTCGGCGCGCCACCACCCGAGGCACGTCCCACGCGACGACGGTACCGCCCCGGTCCGACACCTGGGCCGCACGGCGCTGGTCAGGAGCGATAAAGCAGGACCGGGATGCGCATCTCGGCCTCGGTGAGCGAGCCGTGCATGGCGACCAGGCGGGCGACCGACGGCGCGTCGGTGGCGGTGGCCAGCACCGCCCAGTTGTCGCGGCAGACCGCCACCACGTCGCCGAGCCGGGCCGCGTGCCGCGCGTCCATCGGGCCGTACCAGCCGGTGGCGATCGCCTCGTCCCGGGTGCCGATCCAGGCGGCGTGCCCGGCCAGCTCCCGCCATGCGGCGGCGACGTCGGCTGCGGCGCCGGGCTCGGTGTGCAGGTAGCGGACCCGCGGTTCGCCGGTGACGACGCGCACCCCGGCGGCGAGGGCGGGGTCGGCGTGCACGTCGACGCGGCGGTCGAGCGGCACGTCCAGCTGGCCGTGGTCGGCGGTGACCAGCAGCGCCGCGTCCTCGGGCAGCCCGCCGACCAGCCGGGCCAGCAGCGCGTCCACCTCCGCCGCGGCGTCGGCCCACTGCGCCGAGGTCAGCCCGTGCCCGTGCCCGGCCTTGTCGAGCTGCGGGTGGTAGCCGTACACCAGCGCGGGCGGGGCGGCCTCCTTGAGCGCGCCGAGCATCCCGGCGGCCAGCTCGTCCGCGTCGGCGGCG
The Catellatospora sp. IY07-71 DNA segment above includes these coding regions:
- a CDS encoding DUF3488 and transglutaminase-like domain-containing protein translates to MNARRHLGLVAAGATLLASAPISAIFSGWTWLFEGGLMIALVCGAALGARSLRGRLWAQLLAMLAALLVGLTWLYGEGTGIIGLIPTPDTFAHFGQLFAQAGEEVQKSFVPVPDLEGLLFISALGMGSVAILVDFCAVGLRRPALAGLPMLAIYSVPVAVYLDSISPIPFVIGAVGFLWLLVSDNVDRVRRFGRRFTGEGRGVDVWEPSPLAAAGRRLSVIGVLIAVALPLAVPAMSAGFLGELGTGQGLGQAGKGTRGSGQVDLFAELSGKLKQADTQDMVKVTTNDPNPFYMRFGVADLAGGNGFTAGHPAGQPVGDQLPGPSGLNLGAVKNVRATAAVEITDAYNMPLLPVYAAPVSMRGLDAAWSYDPDRQVVFSQKANSAGRAYEFDYVRAEFTPDQLRAATTLTDADPTHRIYSEVPAVSQVKTLVDRLIAGKDNDYDRVRALYDYFSVKNDFAYDVSAPAGTSGQAIVDFLEGKRGFCEQYAAALAWMVRTADIPARVAFGFTLGGAPVDGRRVLTNRNLHAWTEVYFAGFGWVPFDATPSTYVLGSVPTAWAPNVDAPEETPGGPQPSLSPGATTGPNGEGGPTRDPIDPDGGAAGLPAITEQLPVWVWWALGGGLVLVVLLVAPALRRISLRRRRGARAAQAHADGDLAQVRPAAPGPVMTVTGDAVGAREQAHAAWDELIDTMIDYRLAVDPAETPRATVERLVSTTLPGSAAAEQARLLGTAEERARYAPVPLAGDRLTAAVREVRRAIAGQAGRRARLSAVLMPASVLLRWRNAGYTALTTLSAWTAAASGTAKRVLRPLRPRRLLR
- a CDS encoding DUF3040 domain-containing protein, whose translation is MPLSEHEQRLFEQIERSLSEDPKFASAVRHSDPKFHARRRIIVSAVLILAGLGLVVYGVADSSKLWLGVVGFVLMLGAAAFWMLAHKRSQTAELRSVGGTATRRTRRGNGGVIDRLENRWRERGDFDR
- a CDS encoding DNA polymerase IV; the encoded protein is MGRASGGGAPKGFGPDGDDSGCPFLHIDMDAFFASVEVRRRPELRGLPVVVGGTGGRGVVSSASYEAREYGVRSAMPTAMARARCPQAIFIPPDMEAYAQASRAVMAVFRDITPLVEPLSVDEAFLDVSGSRRLFGRPAEIAALIRRRIAQEQQLTCSIGVAPNKFLAKLGSTRAKPDGLLVIPADRALKFLHPLPVSVLWGVGERTEESLRRLGMRTVADVAHAGPGLLRAAVGQAMAAHLHELAWGRDQRQVSTEHQEKSIGAEVTFDTDLGDPEQLRKMLLALAQKVAARARASGQAGRTVSIKVRFADFRTISRSRTLPGPTDVAHEIMSTAWELFEAVRAQQRIRLVGVRLEGLLAAEGAVRQLALGEAEDGWREAEVASDAVIARFGRGAVRPASLLGTTRRSSGAARPLPQNPAPGMVVPLSDPPTPS
- a CDS encoding alkaline phosphatase family protein yields the protein MFVAPDYPRGTLADVLPGALAALGLPHADPLGLAARLDGVRRVAVLLVDGMGWHQLPALAEVGPVIAATLRGELGTALRTTCGFPSTTPTSLVSLATGALPGAHGVLAFNTIVPGTGRVLNHTLWADDPPPRQWVPVPPRYRAAAAAGIDVAVVNRPEYAGSGLTVATTDGARYLPAADADELAAGMLGALKEAAPPALVYGYHPQLDKAGHGHGLTSAQWADAAAEVDALLARLVGGLPEDAALLVTADHGQLDVPLDRRVDVHADPALAAGVRVVTGEPRVRYLHTEPGAAADVAAAWRELAGHAAWIGTRDEAIATGWYGPMDARHAARLGDVVAVCRDNWAVLATATDAPSVARLVAMHGSLTEAEMRIPVLLYRS